A genomic region of Bdellovibrio sp. GT3 contains the following coding sequences:
- a CDS encoding MvaI/BcnI family restriction endonuclease encodes MDSLSKIRSVFRENGCTELYAKILAENDNAKNQIYFGPNFKALSVLPILSVTKGKGKKSLFGLLDFYWLEGQNCLLGANGAKLIFYPQYPEVRFSGFLRGTDISYSRLLAEDTRVHGRVLFLGVAGSRVIGLVVSAGARVAKEVAKVAESSDDVLVDIGVLSDSNSAKNKLFKSLKEVSKSGWLKSCRRSNDKILPCKGVNCGGYTLEALLGISNNGKSEPDFMGWELKSVQAKSFEKMPVGRITLFTPEPDGGIYVVKGVNQFVQSYGYPDKNGKPNRMNFSSPHYFGKINKNTGLKIEIQGFSKGKITDTNGGVCLVGKRGEIAAKWNFSGLMEHWNKKHNKVCFVPSQKKASNNCDQFRYSDMVYLGEGSDFVRFLSALEIGAVYYDPGIHVVNGVPKRRSQFRVDFKKLSCLYDRFGSESLI; translated from the coding sequence TGTCCGTTCTTCCAATTCTATCTGTAACCAAAGGAAAAGGTAAGAAAAGCCTATTTGGGCTATTGGATTTCTATTGGCTGGAGGGACAGAATTGTCTTCTTGGGGCCAATGGAGCGAAGTTAATTTTTTATCCTCAGTATCCTGAGGTTCGGTTTTCTGGATTTCTTCGAGGGACAGATATTAGCTATTCGCGATTGCTCGCGGAGGATACGCGCGTTCATGGACGAGTGCTATTCTTGGGAGTTGCTGGTTCGCGAGTTATTGGTCTTGTTGTGTCTGCTGGGGCTCGGGTTGCCAAAGAAGTCGCAAAAGTGGCAGAGTCAAGCGACGACGTGTTGGTGGATATTGGTGTTCTTTCAGATTCGAATTCCGCTAAGAATAAACTTTTTAAATCTCTAAAAGAAGTGAGTAAGTCGGGATGGTTGAAATCCTGCCGTAGATCCAATGATAAGATTTTACCGTGTAAAGGTGTAAATTGTGGAGGCTACACTTTGGAAGCCCTTCTGGGGATTTCAAATAATGGAAAGTCCGAACCTGACTTTATGGGTTGGGAGTTAAAGTCTGTACAAGCTAAGAGTTTTGAAAAGATGCCAGTTGGGCGCATCACCCTTTTCACGCCTGAGCCTGACGGCGGAATATATGTAGTGAAGGGTGTAAACCAGTTTGTACAGTCATATGGCTATCCCGATAAAAATGGGAAACCGAATAGAATGAACTTCAGTAGTCCTCATTATTTTGGGAAAATAAACAAAAACACCGGGTTGAAAATCGAAATTCAAGGATTCTCGAAGGGGAAAATTACGGATACTAATGGCGGAGTGTGCTTGGTGGGGAAGCGCGGTGAGATTGCTGCAAAATGGAACTTCAGTGGTCTTATGGAGCATTGGAACAAAAAGCATAATAAAGTTTGCTTTGTTCCATCTCAGAAAAAGGCATCCAATAACTGCGATCAGTTTAGATATTCCGACATGGTTTATTTAGGGGAAGGGTCTGACTTTGTTCGCTTCCTTAGTGCTCTCGAAATTGGTGCTGTTTATTATGATCCAGGTATTCACGTGGTAAACGGGGTACCTAAACGAAGAAGTCAATTTCGTGTCGATTTCAAAAAGCTATCATGCTTGTATGATCGATTTGGTTCAGAGTCTTTGATTTAG
- a CDS encoding transposase, whose translation MQRLKNGIKQDDLARELGISIATIQVWKKKHNDMNVNVARRIRELELENAKLKRIVADQALDIVMLKDVHSKKW comes from the coding sequence TTGCAGCGTCTCAAGAATGGGATCAAGCAAGATGATCTAGCCAGAGAACTCGGCATATCGATCGCCACCATTCAGGTTTGGAAGAAAAAACACAACGATATGAACGTTAACGTAGCTCGACGGATTCGGGAGCTCGAGTTGGAAAATGCAAAGCTCAAACGAATCGTAGCGGATCAAGCTCTCGATATAGTTATGCTCAAGGATGTACACTCAAAAAAGTGGTAG